One Cryptosporangium minutisporangium DNA segment encodes these proteins:
- a CDS encoding helix-turn-helix transcriptional regulator: MLEGSADAFLGGACGDAATWCEVAQNVASDPRLRADLALLYGRVLTWMGHVSRAYRLLAGAAEQIAAIDAGRAYLLSSEAALPAAMYMDMAGGIRAARRCQDFPPPATVAAGNGPLLLSLNLALIGDVPEAKVELQRAMTALADVDPAEAMMELGVLGQTCTGLEYYDDAQRLLQTVLDEARRAVNPLAFAYACGARCDLGWWLGQWSAAYSDALESASTSMSLRHPGIAAFASLSLARIDAARGDRSACARHIADAQESADFTEIRNMSIIRDAALGLDSLSQGACADAVVHLDQAFADYTRLGLGNPNLPPFAADLVEAHSRAGNPMAAREVLAWLEDAAKRTGLIWPAAVTARCRALLADDPDEAAAAFEYALAEHEQHPVPFERARTLLCQGAALRRIRRKGQSRAPLLAAHRIFSALGATPWTQRTVAELTASGHPPPGDRPADLPGGGGGSGLDGLSPQELQVARMVADGLNNVEVGAALFISVKTVEAHLAHIYRKLGLRSRTALTRLVSTSGL; encoded by the coding sequence AGAACGTCGCAAGCGATCCTCGGCTTCGCGCCGATCTGGCGCTGCTCTACGGCCGGGTGCTCACCTGGATGGGGCACGTCAGCCGTGCCTACCGCCTCTTGGCCGGCGCGGCCGAACAGATCGCCGCAATCGACGCGGGCCGGGCGTATCTGCTCAGCAGCGAAGCAGCGCTTCCGGCGGCGATGTACATGGACATGGCAGGCGGTATCCGGGCCGCTCGACGATGCCAGGACTTCCCGCCCCCGGCGACCGTAGCCGCCGGTAACGGTCCGCTGCTCCTCTCCCTCAACCTCGCCCTGATCGGCGACGTACCCGAAGCCAAAGTCGAACTGCAGCGCGCGATGACGGCCCTGGCCGACGTCGACCCCGCCGAGGCCATGATGGAACTCGGTGTCCTCGGCCAAACCTGCACCGGCCTGGAGTACTACGACGATGCTCAGCGCCTGCTGCAGACAGTCTTGGACGAGGCACGACGCGCGGTGAATCCGTTGGCGTTCGCCTATGCCTGCGGCGCCCGGTGCGATCTGGGGTGGTGGCTAGGGCAATGGTCCGCGGCCTACTCGGATGCCCTGGAATCGGCGTCCACGAGCATGTCCCTGCGGCATCCCGGCATCGCGGCGTTCGCGTCACTGTCGCTGGCCCGGATCGACGCCGCCCGCGGCGATCGTTCCGCCTGCGCACGTCACATCGCCGACGCGCAGGAGTCCGCCGACTTCACCGAAATACGCAACATGTCGATCATCCGGGACGCGGCGCTCGGCCTCGACAGCCTGAGTCAGGGCGCCTGCGCAGATGCCGTGGTCCACCTCGACCAGGCATTCGCCGACTACACGCGCTTGGGGCTGGGGAACCCGAACCTTCCTCCGTTCGCTGCTGACCTCGTCGAAGCCCATAGCCGGGCCGGCAATCCGATGGCCGCCCGAGAAGTTCTCGCGTGGCTGGAAGACGCAGCCAAACGGACCGGCTTGATCTGGCCGGCTGCCGTGACCGCCCGTTGCCGCGCGTTGCTCGCCGACGACCCGGATGAGGCCGCAGCCGCGTTCGAGTACGCGCTGGCCGAACACGAGCAGCATCCGGTGCCGTTCGAACGTGCGCGGACGCTGCTCTGTCAGGGAGCGGCGCTGCGTCGGATCCGGCGTAAAGGCCAGTCGCGCGCGCCCCTGCTCGCCGCGCATCGCATCTTCAGCGCCCTCGGGGCGACCCCGTGGACCCAGCGAACGGTTGCCGAACTAACCGCCAGCGGTCACCCGCCGCCCGGCGACCGCCCCGCCGACCTGCCCGGCGGCGGGGGCGGCAGCGGCCTCGACGGACTCAGTCCTCAAGAACTCCAGGTGGCACGGATGGTGGCCGACGGCCTCAACAACGTGGAGGTCGGCGCCGCCCTGTTCATCTCGGTCAAGACCGTCGAGGCGCACCTCGCCCACATCTACCGCAAACTCGGGCTACGCTCACGAACCGCGCTGACGCGATTGGTTTCCACGAGCGGCCTGTAG